CTTTCGAGATGCTGCGCACGCAATGGATTCTTTCGCTGTTGAAAACCGAAGAAATGCGCGCCTGCGCCGATGAAGTGCTGAACTTGGCGACGGCGGAGGAGATCCATCGTTATTGTCGGGAGCATTTCTCGCGCTTCGTATCCGGGGATTACGTCCCGACGGAGCAATGATTTGTAAGAGAGCAACCCGCTGTGGTTGCTCTCTCTATTTATGGGCAAGGGCGCGTCGCGATTGTTTTTACATAACTAAGCGGAAGAGCAGTATACGGTAGAAAATAGCCGATAAACGGAACTTCGTCGGGAAAAATTGGAGAAAGATAAAATATTTATCTGTAACCATTCTTGAATTTGACCGCCAAAATTGTATTATATCCATTGTTAGCACTCGAAGTGATCAAGTGCTAATAAAAATCACTTCGGAGATTTTTGTCGAACTCAGTATAGGAGGAATAAATAATGCAGTTGAAACCCCTTGCGGATCGTATCGTCGTCAAAGTCGTCAGCGGAGAAGAAAAGACCAAGAGCGGTCTTTATCTGCCGGATACGGCTCAGGAAAAGCCCCAGGAAGGCGAAGTCATCGCCGTCGGGACGGGCCGCATTCTCGACAATGGTCAGAAACTTCCCCTTGAAGTGAAAGTCGGCGACCATATCGTTTTCAGCAAGTATTCCGGCACGGAGATCAAGCTCGACGGCGAGAAACTCGTGATTTTCAGCGAGCGCGACGTTCTTGCGGTGATCGACTAGTTTTTTCGGGCAGACATCATTATTTTCAGGAGGAATTCATAAATGGCTAAAATTCTTGCTTTCGGTGAAGAATCCCGCCGCGCGCTTGAGCGCGG
This genomic stretch from Pyramidobacter piscolens W5455 harbors:
- the groES gene encoding co-chaperone GroES, with protein sequence MQLKPLADRIVVKVVSGEEKTKSGLYLPDTAQEKPQEGEVIAVGTGRILDNGQKLPLEVKVGDHIVFSKYSGTEIKLDGEKLVIFSERDVLAVID